The Streptomyces sp. NBC_00454 DNA segment GAGAACGGGATCGCCGGCTTCCACCGGCCCCCTGCCAGCATCACCGCCGCGACCCCCACCGAGAGCCCGATCGCGGTCCAGTTCGGGAAGGCCACGAACTCCGCGAGGGCCCGCCAGGCCACCAGCAGGACCTTCTCGCCGTCCGGCTTGGCCACCCCGAGGGCATGGGGCATCTGCTGGAGGCCGATCACGCACGCGATGCCGAGGGTGAACCCCTCCACCACCGGCGCCGGCACGTACCGCATGTACTGCCCGGCCCGCAGCAGCGCGAGGCCGATCAGCAGGACACCGGCCATCAGGCCAACGGTCAGGACGCCGCCGGGCCCGTACTGGGCGACGATCGGCACCAGCACCACGGTCATCGCACCGGTCGGCCCGGACACCTGGAGGTTGGATCCGCCGAACAGGGCGGCGAGCGCGCCGGCGACCACTGCGGTGGCCAGCCCCGCCTCCGCGCCCAGCCCGGAGGACACACCGAAGCCGAGCGCGAGCGGGAGGGCGACGATCGCCACGGTCAGCCCCGCCAGGAGATCCCGGCGGGGGCTGCGGCCCATGGCCGCGAAATCAGCCCGCGCCGGCAGCACCGAGCGGACCCGCCCGAGTACGGAGGCCAGGAAGGTGGTCACGGTCACCACGGTCACGGCGCCGGGACCTCGGGCTCCCGCAGCTCCTCAAGCAGTTCGCTCTGCCCGGTCAGCACCTCGGTCAGAATGCGCCGAGCCGCCAGCATCAGCTCTGCGACATCCCTGCCCGCCAGCTCGTAGACGACGGTAGAGCCGTCACGGACCGAGGTGACGATCCCCGACCGGCGCAACACGGCGAGCTGCTGCGACAACGCGGACGGCTCGACCTCGATCGCGGCGAGCAGGTCCCGTACCGGCATCGGCCCGTCCTGGAGCAGCTCAAGAACCCGTATCCGCACGGGGTGCCCGAGCATCCGGAAGAACTCGGCCTTGGCCTGATACAGCGGAACCGGCACGGACTCGCACCCTTCTCATCACCCCGGGCGCCGGGGCGGACGGCCGGCACTCCGCCCGCGGCCACCCACGGACACAGCACCGACAGCACCCACAGCACCCACAGCATCTATGAAATTGCAAACTTATGCAATTCACTGATTCTGCGGTCCACTGCCCGGCTTCGGGCGGTACCGTCATGGCTGGGCCTCGCCGCAACCCCCGTCGGCGAGGCCCTCCCACGGCGGCCACGCTCTTCGCGCCCACACAGAAAGTCGCCTCACACGAGGCGGCTCAGTTCGGCGTGATGCCGGTGAGGACCGCGAGAACAGCGAGACGGATACGGTTGTCCCGGCCCGTCTTCGCCATCAGGCTGGCCACGTGCGTCTTCACCGTGGTGACCCCGAGATGCAGCCGGTCGGCGATCTCCTTGTTGGACAGGCCTACGCCGAGCAGTCCGAGCACCTCCCGCTCGCGCGGGGTGATGGCCGGCACCGGGATGTCCGCAGGGGTGTCCGATGAGGAACGGGTGTGGAGAGCCTGGGCGACGAGGCGGTCAAGGACGTCACGACTGAAGGGGGCCTCTCCGTTGGCTGCCCGGCGTACGGCCTCCAGGAGTTCGGCCGGTGGGGTGTCCTTGACGAGGAAACCGCAGGCTCCGGCCGCGAGCACCGGATACAGATGGTCGTCGTCGTCAAAGGTGGTGAGGGCGACGACCCGGGTGGCGGGGCGTGTGGTCAGGATGCGGCGGGTGGCCGTGATGCCGTCCATGCCGGGCATTCTCAAGTCCATGAGGACGACATCGGGAGTCAGGTGTTCCGCCAGTCGTACCGCCTCCGCGCCGTTGTCCGCCTCGCCCAGGATCTCGATGTCCTGCGCCTGATCGAAGAGCATGCGCAGTCCCATACGGACGAGCTGCTGGTCGTCGACGACAAGGATGCGGATCACAGCTGGGGCTCCATGTCTGTTGCGAGGGAGGGAAGTTCGGCCGTGAGCCGCCAGCCCTGAGCGGCGGGGCCCGCCTCCAGTCGGCCGCCGAGCAGGTCCACGCGTTCACGCATGCCGATCAAACCGTGTCCGGACGGGCCGGAGGCCGGTGGCCGGGCCCTTCCGGCGCCGTCGTCGTGGATCGTCACGCGAACGGCATCTTCGGCGACCCGTACCACCAGTTC contains these protein-coding regions:
- a CDS encoding response regulator, translated to MIRILVVDDQQLVRMGLRMLFDQAQDIEILGEADNGAEAVRLAEHLTPDVVLMDLRMPGMDGITATRRILTTRPATRVVALTTFDDDDHLYPVLAAGACGFLVKDTPPAELLEAVRRAANGEAPFSRDVLDRLVAQALHTRSSSDTPADIPVPAITPREREVLGLLGVGLSNKEIADRLHLGVTTVKTHVASLMAKTGRDNRIRLAVLAVLTGITPN
- a CDS encoding ArsR/SmtB family transcription factor, with product MPVPLYQAKAEFFRMLGHPVRIRVLELLQDGPMPVRDLLAAIEVEPSALSQQLAVLRRSGIVTSVRDGSTVVYELAGRDVAELMLAARRILTEVLTGQSELLEELREPEVPAP